GTTGACCGAGAGCATTGAATTTTACTGTTTTGCCCTTAATTTGAccaaaaaatccaatgtcggtTGGCCGAAATCTAGTTTGGTTCCCTACGGTCCATCTATGGTCATATTGAGCttttcatccacatcatgcatgcaatgcattatattacagaccaaatcaaaataaaaatgcatttacaatttaaacagtcttcttcttcttcttcttcttctttgctcgtTCATGGAATGTGCTAGATATATATGATCTTGGTTTTTCTTCTGGATTTCAaatcccttgatcttatgtgtgctgaaatttagacTTGTTTACATACTTAAACACATAAGATACTGATGCTTTGTCAGCGTCAAAACAAAGATCGGACTCAATAAAGTTAACAAAGGTGACTTACCTTCAACCATTACTCCTCATGGGCCGAACTTGTCGCCTCGTGGAAATTGGTTTAAGAAGACTCTTCAAAAAAACCCAGCAGTAAATCGTCACAAATGGTGTTCATCAGCACTTTGACCTAAAAACCATTTCTCTCCCACCGTGCGGAGAAGCCTAACAGACACAAGAGGCCTTTATGGGtttaatgtatttgaattttgaagcaTGTAATGTTCTGTGTGGTCAATGAGGTCTTTGTTGTTTGGACATTCCATTCTGTTATAATAGCAGTTCTATCCAATCTAACTAACCTTATGCGCCAACCATGTACTAATGTGGTTGcgcttttttctttaattatggAAAAAGGGTAATCGTCCTTGGGCCATTATTTGTTTATTCTGTTGTGTGTCAAATGTAAATTGTTACTGGGAGTCTGGATACTGCAGTCAACTGGTTATGATGGATGTTTTGGTAGTCACTTTGCATTCTCCTACAGCATGTTAAGTTCTTTCTAATTATTCAATGAAACAGACGCAGGAACttgtgaatttttaaaatttgaaattcagtTGTACAGAGATGACTATAAATGTAGTAGAAatctcttatttatttgtttgtgtCTGTGTTAGTGTTGTTGCATACATTTTGACATAATACTTCTTCTATTGATCTAAAAAGTTGTGAAAATGTATTTTGTGATTGATATGAAAAGTTTTGAAGAATTTCTGTCATCTCCTGTTCAGGTTATTGAAAATGCCTTAAATGCAGGGGGCTCAAGATGCAAGGAAGGCAAAGCTATACTCAAAAATTGGGAAGGAAGTTGTATCTGCGTAAGCTAGTCACACTCTATATCCCCTTGTGCCTTCATAAAGctgaaaaatatggaaaatattgCTTTTGACCTGGACCTATGATGCATTGCAACAAGTCTTAATTAGTATTGATTTTGCATTCTTAACTGTTGGATTTTTGAGTAATGTTTGCATGAAACTCTTTGGTTTTTCAGGCTCGTAGTGTCCTTTTCAATTTTCAGATTTATTATGACGGCATGTTTTTCTTTCCATTGAGAAATATTTGTGCGTTGTTTGAGGCTGAATCAGTATACTCTATTACAATTCTAGAGGCATAAATTTGTTTATTCATCGAATTTCAACAATGCAGTGTAAAGAAAGGTGGTCCTAATCCAATATCAAATACAGTTCTGGCTGCTGTCCTTGAGAAAGCTAAGGAGCTTGATGTACCCAAAGAAATATTGGAGCGCAACATTAAGAAGGCTTCAGAGAAGGGACAAGAAGCTTTCATTGAGAAATTCTATGAGGTAGGCATCAATCTCACCTATCGTATTAATTTTGGTGCTGCAATGATGTCGTTAaactgtttttttctttttttttttgggggtgtgGGTTGGGTTTTGTTTTACTTCAGTTTAATTTGCCTAATATTTAATCTAATTTGATACATATTAGAGATTTATTGGCTTttaaaataaactgcttcttcTGTTTACAGGTATATGGTTTTGGTGGAGCTGGTATGGTGGTTGAGGTCCTAACAGATAAAATTAACAGATCAGTGGCAGCTGTTAGAGAGGTGGTGAAGGATTATGGTGGAAAGATGGCAGATCCAGGATCCATTATGTTCAAGTTTAGACGTGCTCGAGTTGTAAATATAAGAGTTACTGATGCCAACAGAGATCAGCTCTTTGCCATTGCTTTAGATGCTGGTGCTGAGGATGTTATTGAACCTCCAGAGTATGAAGATGACGCAGACGAAGATAAGTCTGAAAGGTACCAGCTAATTCTTCCTTTTTTGTGAATTATGTTACTTCTATCGAATATAGTATCATGCTCAAAGTATTCACCGTACCAATTAGTATTCATTGTAAAATTCACCTTCATTGAGTATTAGTATTCCCCCACTTGCATAGAAATGTTTCTTTTTGTATCTTGTGACACTAATAAACCTGCATTTGATGAAGATTGAATTGCTGTCTTTAAGATTGGTTTTAGTCAATCAATCAATAGTTATCTCATATTCTCATGGAGAAGGCTAACTGATCATCaataatattatgatattattatattagtattatttatttatttgttaatttatttattttgaggcATAGGCTCCAAGTATTTCAAAGTAATGAAGTTAGGTTCCTTCCAAATACCCTCACATTAAACTTTAGGTGTTTATGTTAGGTGTTTATGTTTCTAAATGGGAGCCATGAGTAATTATAGCTTGGAGTCGATGCAAGAGCAGAAGCAAGCATGCGGGAAATTTTGCAGTAGTTTATGATTCGATGCTCTAACACAATTTTGTTGAACTTTGATTCTGTGCCTTAAGTCTTAGCATTAATCATTTTTATGATTCCTAGCCAGAGCTGGTATTGTGGGCTCAGGAATTTCTATGTCATACCTTGAACTGTCGAAGGCCATATTATTAGCTGCAAAATTGCAtcaatattttttcattttttcatttttttggatGTAATGCTTAAGCAATATCTTAACTAATTTTAACATATATGTTCCTagttttttgtattttctaattCAGTCAATTCTACTTAAGAATTGGTGGGGAAAATTTTTTGCCTATGTTCTGCTCCTGAAGCATGACTCCTTAACTTTATCGTCCTAATTGCCTTACCTTACAACTTTGTTTGGTATGAGTAAGCATGTTGCTCTGTTTTTTATAAATGAACTGTTACAAGCTATTGTGTTCATCATGGGTGCCTGACTAAAATAGATAAAGGAATGTTATAATTCTTTTCACACACAGCTGGTTCCATGCCGGGTAAAGTAGGGGGGCTGCGTTAGTAGCTGACAGCTATCTTAAAACTAGCCAGATCTCTATAAAAATAGCTGACTTCACCTAGACGGACTCGAGGTTTGTTGATTGGTTGTATTTTCCTTTGGCGTTTTGTAGGAGGCTGGGTGGGGGTGGCATGGGGTTGAGGGACATTTGGCTATGATCTCATCTAAGTTCCTTGTTGGAAACATGGAAGCATGAACACAGGCAGTTGGAATGTTGGTTTTTCGGTTGAAGGGAGTGATGATGGCGTCTTTGGCTGCATGCATTTTTGTGGCAAACAAAAGTGGGAATCCTTGAGAATTAATATGATACTAAAACACAGAGAATAGAACTGTTGAAGTACCTGATAATTAGGGTGTTGAAATGTGCTGGTACCTAACAACTGCTCATGCTTTGCATCCTAATTACTTTACAAAAAACTTAGCATTTACTAGCTAATGAAACTGATACAAGCCACTGTACTGCTCTTTCTTGTCCTTACTCTTTTTTAAATGAATGGAGAGCTGACAATATTTTGTTCTGCTCATGCTTTGCGTCCTAATTACTTTACATACAACTTAGCATTTACTAGCTAAGAAAGCTGATATAAGTCACTGTACTGCTCTTTCTTGTCCTTGTTCTTGGAGAGCTGACAATATTTTGTTCAAGATGAATAAATAACAGTGGTAAGATGAAAGCGTTCATCCTTGATTTAATACTTTAATGGTCTTTGGTGTTAGTTATCTAATGCCAATGATGACACATCTTTATTGTTGCTGCTGGTTTATGTTCCTTGTATTCACAAAGACAAAGAATAAATGTTTGGGAAGGCTCTCAGTCAAGGAAAGGAAGAAATACAGCTTTGACTCTTATTCCCCTTAATGTTTTTTCGGATTTTATGGAAGGAATGAATAGAAGAGCCTTTGAAGGATCAGCTACAGTGTTGAATACAATCAAAGGAAGATGGACTAGCGCTTTTACCAATTGGAACATCAGATTATACATTATTGACTCCCATATTATTACTTGACTTTTTTGACACCCTGTATAATGGGTGATTTTTTCTCACTGTTTTTCTAATTGGGGCAGCATGGTCTTGGTGCCTTctagtattttctatttttactgattataaaaaatatcattcaGATTGGTGCTGTCAGTATGAAATGTTATTGATGCAGGTCTATATGATTAATGGCACTCAGATAACAAATACATATATTTTGTAATGGACTCTACAGATATAAAAGGAAGTTCCTCATATAGATTTTGTTATAAAAAACAAATACCTAGTTTCCTTCACTGCCAGAACAATAATTTTGTcccaattttttcaaaagaaCATGTGATTTTGTTCTGGTTGGTCTTTTGAAATCTGATAATTAATTCCATCCATTATtatcatttggaaaaattaaatgaatggtatgttttcaaattttaatcagGAAAAGATTGTGTACTTGATTCCCATTTTAATGTGTGTATCTACGGGGAATGTGGGAGAAGGCAGTTGCATTCTCTTGTGAAAGTCTCTACATGTGCATGTGTTTGCAGTAGATTTTAACAATCTCTGCTCGTGTCTCCTCTATAAGTTCTATAATCAATTTATTCTTCCGGATTTGTATGATGTCTGATATTAATAATATGTCTCATGGTTTACCCAGCTAAACTTGTAatgcttttttttgtttttgtttttgtgcaTAGATATTATAAAATTGTATGTTCTTCGGAAACATACTCAACCATATTGTCTAAGTTACGCGATGATGGAATAAATTTTGAACCTGATAACGGAATGGAGCTACTTCCAGCGACCACCATTGAGGTAATTTCTGTAGTGAAGGCTCTGTGTTTTGCTAATTAATCTTTTACTGCAAGGCAATTTATTTAATCTTAGTTATTCACCCTGTTGAAAGTTTATTAGGAGGCATTGCGATAGTAGGTACTGTGCATCAATTCACGTTCTtattattttgaatgctttgTTGAATGATTTGCATCTGGACTGCTTGgaatttgtatttaatattttgtaGTTTCTAAGTAATTGTTCATACTAGGTTTGTTGGTGGAGTTAGCAGCCCTCATTCATAGTGAGGCTTGAGTAAAAGAGGGAAGGAGAGGAGTTTAGTGGATGGAAAGAGACTCAATATTAGACATGGATGGCATGTGTTGTCGCCAGTGTCACAGTTAGCATTATGCACTATTGCAGCCCCATGATCTTGTGGAAGTGATGCAAGTTGGAAGACCTGTATCACTGCTTTGGCCTGCAGATCGCAGGCCCAGCATTTGTTGCATAAAGGGGATGCTCAGCACTGCCTTTCAATTCATGGATCTCTGATGGACAAGGATGGGGTTGCTTACACTGTGGGCCTTGGGATTGCTATCAATTTGGCACCTGATGTTTCAATTTTGGTAAATTTGCCCCCCACATTTATGGAATAATTTGCAATGCCCTTTTGCCATTCAAATTGGCTGTTTATTGCCATCTTCGATTCCACCATGTTGGATTTATTAGCGAATGGTTTGACATGTGGCAAAGGACTAGAAATAATTCCATGTGGGATAAATccatttgaaatatttattttgagaatgagcaaaagaagttggaaaaaaggaaaaatgcatCATTTTGGCATTGTCTGATCTCTGTTGgaactctttctttcttccttctctcttttcACAGCAACCATGATATCTTCTCTCCCTCCCTAAAGATCAGGTGCATCACTGCCGTTCAACTCAGTGACAACCTTCGTTATGTTACTTCCAATATGCCACTGATATGCATCCCCCAGTGCCGTCATGAAGAAAACCCACCATGCTAATTTGACCAATTTGACAACAAAAGGGCAGCAAAGAAGCTTGAAAATGTGCTTTCCAAACCACTGTGTGTGGCACAAGTCAAGCTGGTATCAGAAGCAACCCCTGTACCTGCTTGACTTAATGAGGGATTCATTGGAGAGCTACCTGTAATGGATCTTCATTGATGTAGTGGGCAGAGAAGATTAGAGCCGGTAGCACATGGAATCAGAGGAACCACCTGGCAAAGAGGAGTGGATGATTATTTTGAACAGCTGGAAATTTTCGAGAGTATCAGTTAAGACAGCGTTTGCTAGGCCCTTTTATAGCTGCAACTGTCCCTGCTAGCATCCACTGTGGACGTCAACATGGTGAGCTTTACTTACTCCACCTTTTTattcttcctctttctctaaCCATCCTGCTGTTTGTTGAGGTCTATGGCTGTTATGATGAGAAAGAAGCAGCCGTACCTATCTTCACGTACAATGGAGCCACCAGGCCCACTGCCAATTGCGGTCCAGGTACACACAATGAATAGTTGTTGTGGGGCTCTGGTGGGGGAGATTAGGCAATGCCAAACAATGAGgttctttttaatgaattatttTTGGGCCAAATGTCTATTCCAACTTGGAATTGTTGTGGTTACTTTGTCACCTACCATTTGCCTATAAATCGAATGTGGCTCATCCAAGTTGCTAAGTGGCCATGATTCTCTTCCTCTGCTTCCTGTGGGTCCGATGGGGAGGCAGGCTCTGGCAGAGCCAGCAAATTGAGATCATGGTTTGAAGAGCTGGCACCATTTTTATCGCCTCCCATGGAAAGAGGAAATCTTTCCATTGCAGAAAGCAGAAGACCCTGTGGGCTTCTGAGGAGCAGGAGAAATTGTTGGAATTCTACGAAAGAGTCTCAGGAGCCAGGATGCATGCCAGTTTCATAGGACCAGGTGAAGGGGCTTTTGAGGAGCGGGAGAAATTGTTGGAATTCTATGGAAGAGTCTCAGGAACCCGGATGCATGCCGGTTTCATATGACCAGGTGAAGTGGCACAAGATCTGCCTATTGGCTTATGTTTAGATATTGATTCCTCTATGGATAGGAGGCCTTTTTCACGAGATTGGTGAATAGCTCCCAGAAAAATGGTGAATCAATAAACCAAATGGATCAACACTACTGAATGAGGCATCTACATCATCAAGGAAACAATTCCTTTTCTTAAAAAATCAAGATGACATTTAATGAATTTTACATATTAAATATGTAACCAACAGTTGTACGTATGAAGAATAAtgcaaattttgaaattgaggaTGTAAATTTAGAAATTGGTACAACGCCTGCAATGGTTCCTTCAATTTGTTGTAACATTAAGCCCAGGATATAAGTTACAATTTTCTGCCATGCTTCTGCGCGTTGTTTTGGAGAAAAATGATTTGTTACTGAAAGAAAATTCTCCATACCATTGATTATTGTTGCCATCTTGAGTGTGCTAGGTGTTAGTTTATTAGGCTTCATCAGGTACTAATGAAGGTGTTTACCTTGCTACAACAAAGATTGTGGGATTTGACATAGCTTGGGTTGATGCTAGTCAACTGCCTATTGATGCAGATGCCTGTCTTAAGGGTGATTGCAAAGTTTAATTGCTTTAAGATTACTTGAAGGCATCCTGAGTGCAGTACTTTTTGCTTATTGTGTGCCTGGACATGGGAGTATGTCTCATGAGGGCTctttgagcaaaaaaaaaaattattaatttcaCCTCCAACTATATCTTTGAAGTACCTGTTTATATAAAATAGAAATATATTTAGGCTACAATAATTTATGTATCTCAGTTTAATTGTGGGCTACTGCATTTTATTTGTGAAATGTATGATTTGATGTGTATTGCATCCTGTGTTTATGAGAAACTATTTATGGGCTTTGTATCTATCACGTTCATAGCCATGAACTCCTTTCCAAGGGCTCTTCCTACTTCATTAGAGGCTGAAGAAACACCCACCCCATTCGGATTGTGGTATGCATACAGAAGCATAATGGCagtgtaatttttttattttttgggattttttttcctGGAATCCATATCTAGATTTCATTAGGACTGAATGTGGCATATGGTAAATAGCATTCTTACAGTTCTCACAAGGTGCTATCTTAAATTTCTTTTTATGTTATACACACAATGCACCCTTTTGTTTGCCTGATTTcttattaaaattatattataaataaaattttatgatGCGGgtgtaaatatatttattttttaaaaaatttaaattttatattcttGTACAATTCCAAGTATTCCTTCTGTTCCCTGACTTCCCAAATTCATACCATAAATGGCCTTAATTATTGGTGGGTTTCAGGTAGATGATGAGGCAATGGACCTGAACAAGGAACTTATGGCCAAATTACTTGAGCTTGATGATGTTGATGCTGTTTATACGGATCAGAAGTAATCAGATCTTGGGTCATAACCTATGTGATTCAGCCAATATTATGGTGCTGAAAAATTGGTGCTAGCCTTTGGTTCATGAGCAATATTAGTCTTTGTTCGTCTCCCATACCTATTCATCATTTGCTGAGATGAGGTTTGTCATGGAGACGGCTGATAGTTGAACCATTCTTAGGTACAAATTTTCTTTTTGCATGTTTGTTCCAACTGTCAAAGGATAATACACCCTGAAGCAATTTTCTTTGGTTTGGAATAGGGGATTTcccgggttttttttttttttgggggggtggggggggggggggtggtgattGTGTGGGTTGTaatcattaaaatttattcaataatAATGAATGTTAATTCATTGATGTGAAGCCCAATGCTGGACCGAAATTATCCTTTTGGACAATTTCTCCAAAGGGGAAGTTGCCATCTATGTGCAATTGTTGTTCCACTTACGTATTCAATGCTTTACATTTGTAATCTTAGTACCATCCTGGGTATGGATTAGTCAGGTTAATGGGGCAGTGCCAGCTCCTTGTTCTTATGAAGGTATTGCTATCAGCTTTTTGCTTGGTTTAGTTACAGAAATGCGCGATGATAACACAATGCTGAATTTTCTGGTTATCATTCCTAAAACATTTATCTGGTATTTCATGTGATTTGCTGCCACAGCTGCCACCACCGCTATTACCTCACATGAATGAATGAAAGTGGCATAAATTTCAAATTGCACCGCATGGAAATTGAATCGGAAAAGGCAACAAGATGATATTGCTTACTTTCTTTAGTACCACATATACACGTGCTCGACCTTGTAATATTATCACCATGACTATGCAGTGCCCTTGAGCTACAGTCCCAACAAAATGGGTGAAAACCAGATCTCAAACCAAAATATCAAACTTTTCTGAAGAAAGCGACTCCTAGAGCTCCTCCAATGATCCCGACTCTTGACTAGTCCTTCGGTATCCAGCATCCATGCAGCCCATATGGAAGACCGTATGGGAACTTTGCCCTTGCAATCTCCTGGAATGTTGATCCGTCTAACAGTACTGCATATCCTTCTCCGTTTTTGTCGCTAACAATCGAGATCACCACACCTGCAGACCTCAATTGTATTACGGTGCAGTgagttttgttattgttgttgctgCTAATGGTGCTAAGAAAATATGAGGCTTGCTATTGAAGCTAGGTGCATAGTTTTGAGATTGATCGGTATGTGCCGTTGGTTAGGCCCGTTACAgtatatcataatttaataataatgaaaGCCCATGTCAGATGAGCCCAGTGCGGAATGTAGTTTGGATATTTGAAAGGAACGGAATCATGGAATAGAATTTAGGTGGATATGGGGTGGTGGTTGGAAACTCACCATCATCTTCGTGTGTAGCACCCGGCCGAGCCACAAAGAACGGTTCTGAGGGCACAGCACCCTCTTCGTACCACGTCTTTGTCGTTTTCTTCATTAAATCAAGCTGcagtttaattaaaaatcaacAAACCAAAATTTATAGGGAAAAAAGGGATTTGAGAGAAGCTTGAAGCTAATGACAAATTTCTGTATTTGTGCACACAGACGCGTTCTCAAGTTACGAGCCTTTCAGTTTTATAAAGGTAGCGAGAGCAATATCATAATAAATGCAGTCTTATTAGAAATGCAGTCTTATTAGAGTTGAATTTGTAATCAGTGATCGGTTACAAAGCAGCAACTCAATAGTTGATCCATGGCCACAAAGGAGCAATCTTACACGCACACACAGAAAGAGATATGAAGAGTAAATGTGTaaatgaattttctttttttttttagctggGAGAAGGTGTTAatgaattattaatattattatatgtgtatatatataccttGGTGAGGGTGTTGGGGAAGTTACAAGGGCGCTGTGCCCCGCATGCATACGCGTATCTGTATTTCTTGCCCAGGTAGGCAGGGTTGATGCTGCACATGTCCATGCCTCTCCCATGTTGGTTTGGGTCCAACGCTGCTTCCAACTTCCCGTGTCCACTCCCATCCAGAGGTATTCTGAACCTTCCAACCCTGTTTTCACATAAACAAACAGTATCTGGATCACAACATATATAGTTCCAATTATAATTGATTAAGGAATTGATGTATGGACTTAATGTAGATGACTTGTCTAGTATTAAGTTCGTATAAGATTCATGCTAATTATAAATAGCTTATGCTTCATAAATGAAAGTTCAAAAACACGAAAAAGAATAGTAT
This genomic stretch from Malania oleifera isolate guangnan ecotype guangnan chromosome 3, ASM2987363v1, whole genome shotgun sequence harbors:
- the LOC131152202 gene encoding probable transcriptional regulatory protein At2g25830 isoform X4, whose translation is MRQHLPHSKCYRNGLVGSNLSSSPPFSSDCSYQTQPMSAVVRNIWTFSPVCMGRRSSKIAGRKGAQDARKAKLYSKIGKEVVSAVKKGGPNPISNTVLAAVLEKAKELDVPKEILERNIKKASEKGQEAFIEKFYEVYGFGGAGMVVEVLTDKINRSVAAVREVVKDYGGKMADPGSIMFKFRRARVVNIRVTDANRDQLFAIALDAGAEDVIEPPEYEDDADEDKSERYYKIVCSSETYSTILSKLRDDGINFEPDNGMELLPATTIEQP
- the LOC131152202 gene encoding probable transcriptional regulatory protein At2g25830 isoform X3, whose product is MGYYSSSSSMRAFGAFIYRLSNGVCPRCASTFLIQRNGLVGSNLSSSPPFSSDCSYQTQPMSAVVRNIWTFSPVCMGRRSSKIAGRKGAQDARKAKLYSKIGKEVVSAVKKGGPNPISNTVLAAVLEKAKELDVPKEILERNIKKASEKGQEAFIEKFYEVYGFGGAGMVVEVLTDKINRSVAAVREVVKDYGGKMADPGSIMFKFRRARVVNIRVTDANRDQLFAIALDAGAEDVIEPPEYEDDADEDKSERYYKIVCSSETYSTILSKLRDDGINFEPDNGMELLPATTIEQP
- the LOC131152202 gene encoding probable transcriptional regulatory protein At2g25830 isoform X1 yields the protein MGYYSSSSSMRAFGAFIYRLSNGVCPRCASTFLIQRNGLVGSNLSSSPPFSSDCSYQTQPMSAVVRNIWTFSPVCMGRRSSKIAGRKGAQDARKAKLYSKIGKEVVSAVKKGGPNPISNTVLAAVLEKAKELDVPKEILERNIKKASEKGQEAFIEKFYEVYGFGGAGMVVEVLTDKINRSVAAVREVVKDYGGKMADPGSIMFKFRRARVVNIRVTDANRDQLFAIALDAGAEDVIEPPEYEDDADEDKSERYYKIVCSSETYSTILSKLRDDGINFEPDNGMELLPATTIEVDDEAMDLNKELMAKLLELDDVDAVYTDQK
- the LOC131152202 gene encoding probable transcriptional regulatory protein At2g25830 isoform X2; amino-acid sequence: MRQHLPHSKCYRNGLVGSNLSSSPPFSSDCSYQTQPMSAVVRNIWTFSPVCMGRRSSKIAGRKGAQDARKAKLYSKIGKEVVSAVKKGGPNPISNTVLAAVLEKAKELDVPKEILERNIKKASEKGQEAFIEKFYEVYGFGGAGMVVEVLTDKINRSVAAVREVVKDYGGKMADPGSIMFKFRRARVVNIRVTDANRDQLFAIALDAGAEDVIEPPEYEDDADEDKSERYYKIVCSSETYSTILSKLRDDGINFEPDNGMELLPATTIEVDDEAMDLNKELMAKLLELDDVDAVYTDQK